The following proteins come from a genomic window of Nitrosopumilus sp.:
- the tpiA gene encoding triose-phosphate isomerase, translated as MFVINCKNYEEISGDKIIKFVKTAEKISKKYKTKIAIAPPQHLIGLVAKSTIPIFAQHIDDSKIGSTTGFVIPELLKISKVKGSLINHSEHRISSKEIEKLILKLKELKMISVLCVKDIVEVKKYVKLNPDYIAIEPPELIGSGKAVSKEKPGLISKAAEAVKNAKNNTKLLCGAGIVSGEDVSKAIELGSKGILVASGIVKSKNWNSIMSEFAKSMV; from the coding sequence ATGTTTGTTATTAATTGTAAAAACTATGAAGAGATTTCAGGGGACAAAATAATAAAATTTGTAAAAACAGCTGAAAAAATTTCTAAAAAATATAAAACTAAAATTGCAATTGCTCCACCTCAACATTTAATCGGATTGGTTGCAAAGAGTACAATTCCAATTTTTGCCCAGCACATAGATGACTCAAAAATTGGAAGTACTACAGGATTTGTTATTCCAGAATTGCTAAAAATATCCAAAGTGAAAGGTTCACTGATTAATCACAGCGAACATAGAATCTCCAGCAAAGAGATTGAAAAATTAATTTTGAAATTAAAAGAATTGAAAATGATATCAGTGCTTTGTGTGAAAGATATTGTAGAAGTAAAAAAATATGTTAAATTGAATCCAGATTATATTGCAATAGAACCACCAGAGCTAATCGGATCAGGAAAGGCAGTATCAAAAGAAAAACCAGGTTTAATCTCAAAGGCTGCCGAAGCTGTAAAGAATGCAAAAAACAATACCAAACTGCTTTGTGGGGCAGGAATAGTTTCTGGAGAAGATGTCTCAAAAGCAATCGAGTTAGGTTCCAAAGGGATTCTTGTTGCAAGTGGAATAGTTAAATCAAAAAATTGGAACAGCATAATGTCTGAATTTGCCAAGTCAATGGTTTAA
- a CDS encoding SemiSWEET family transporter, producing MEIDGMLLTILGVSAGILILTGWIEQIYKGYKTKSLKDISKFLMIFISAGAILWLIYGVIVSDVFIIGTNITAIVLMMIVLAMKRNYDKLSKTNQI from the coding sequence ATGGAAATTGACGGAATGCTTCTCACTATCCTAGGAGTATCCGCAGGAATTTTGATTCTTACCGGATGGATAGAGCAGATTTACAAAGGATACAAGACAAAAAGCCTAAAAGACATCTCGAAATTTTTAATGATATTCATTTCCGCAGGAGCAATTTTGTGGTTAATTTACGGAGTTATTGTATCAGATGTATTTATCATAGGCACAAATATTACAGCAATTGTTCTAATGATGATAGTTTTGGCAATGAAGAGAAACTACGACAAACTATCAAAAACAAATCAAATCTAA
- a CDS encoding DNA-directed DNA polymerase I has translation MQVNVTKTDEVESMSPSMLVSATYDNNSKSAILKFYNPESQKLILWKDETGHKPYCYSRLAPDELDFLQEREDVIEIKTVQRHDLITDKEISMSKITVADPLAIGGTTGDKSIRNIIETWESDIKYYENYLYDRKLIVGKYYEVVDKKLKPHDLEISDEVKIALKSLLWDKVDSESMADSEEFKKYITEWADLLNQPIPKIKRLSLDIEVEAEIGRIPDPKIAEKKVTAIGMKGSDGFDQIFVLRTEDTEEGKNELDQNVKITFYDSDKEREMIQDAFQIIKEFPFVVTYNGDEFDLPYLYNRAERLGIKNSENPFYMMRDSATLREGVHLDLYRTLSNRSFQIYAFSQKYTNFSLNSVSKALLGKEKIDYGLEFDQLSLYQTANYCYNDALLTFELTSFNNDLLMNLLVIIARIGRMPIDDIARMGVSQWIRSLLYYEHRRRNCLIPKREELQRRSEGVLSDAVIKDKKYRGGLVVEPKEGIHFDVVVMDFASLYPSIIKVRNLSYETVRCSHEECKKNIIEQTNHWTCSKRNGLTSMIIGSLRDLRVNYYKSLSKKETLTDEQRQQYTVVSQALKVILNASYGVMGAEIFPLYFLPVAEATTAIGRHTILETIKKCEGVGIEVLYGDTDSLFIKKPTKEQIQTVIEQAKRDHGVDLEIDKTYRYCVLSNRKKNYLGVTKDGNVDVKGLTGKKSHTPPFIRKLFYELLDVLSKVQTVEDFVKAKQQISEKISTCGKKVEAKEIPLEDLTFNVMLSKAPSEYTKTIPQHIRAAKQLETIREIKKGDRISYIKILNKPGVKPVEMAKKEEIDSKKYMEFMEATLEQITSSMNLDFDTILGKPKQTGLDEFFWS, from the coding sequence ATGCAAGTAAATGTTACAAAGACCGATGAGGTTGAATCAATGTCTCCATCTATGCTAGTATCTGCAACATATGACAATAATTCAAAATCAGCAATTTTAAAATTCTACAATCCAGAATCTCAAAAATTAATTTTATGGAAGGATGAAACAGGGCATAAACCATACTGCTATTCGCGATTAGCTCCAGACGAGTTAGATTTTCTTCAAGAAAGAGAAGACGTTATTGAAATCAAGACTGTTCAGCGACACGATCTAATAACAGATAAAGAAATCAGCATGTCAAAAATTACAGTTGCTGATCCATTAGCGATTGGTGGAACTACAGGAGACAAAAGTATCAGAAACATTATTGAGACATGGGAGTCAGACATCAAATATTATGAAAATTATCTATATGACAGAAAATTAATTGTTGGCAAATATTATGAAGTAGTAGACAAAAAACTAAAACCACATGATTTGGAAATTTCTGATGAAGTAAAAATTGCTCTAAAAAGTTTGCTTTGGGATAAAGTAGACAGTGAAAGCATGGCCGATTCTGAAGAATTCAAAAAATACATTACAGAATGGGCAGACTTACTAAATCAACCAATCCCAAAAATAAAAAGACTCAGTTTGGATATAGAGGTCGAAGCTGAGATTGGAAGAATACCAGATCCAAAAATCGCAGAGAAAAAAGTAACTGCGATTGGAATGAAGGGTTCAGATGGATTTGATCAGATTTTCGTTCTCCGCACAGAAGATACAGAGGAAGGAAAAAACGAACTAGACCAAAACGTCAAGATCACATTTTATGATTCAGATAAAGAAAGGGAAATGATACAAGATGCTTTTCAAATTATCAAAGAATTTCCATTTGTAGTAACCTATAACGGAGATGAATTTGACTTACCGTATCTATACAACAGGGCAGAAAGACTGGGGATAAAAAATTCTGAAAATCCTTTTTACATGATGCGAGATTCTGCAACATTAAGAGAAGGAGTCCATCTTGATTTGTATAGAACTCTCTCAAATCGTTCATTTCAAATTTATGCATTTAGCCAAAAATACACTAATTTTTCACTAAATAGTGTGTCAAAGGCACTCCTTGGAAAAGAGAAAATAGATTATGGATTAGAGTTTGATCAATTATCACTGTACCAGACTGCAAATTATTGCTATAATGATGCATTGTTAACATTTGAACTTACAAGCTTCAACAATGATTTACTGATGAATCTACTTGTAATCATTGCAAGAATTGGCAGAATGCCAATTGACGATATTGCAAGAATGGGAGTATCTCAATGGATTAGAAGTTTGTTATACTATGAGCATAGACGAAGAAATTGTCTGATTCCAAAAAGAGAAGAGTTGCAGAGAAGATCAGAGGGAGTACTATCAGATGCAGTGATAAAAGATAAGAAATACAGAGGAGGTCTAGTAGTAGAACCAAAAGAAGGAATTCATTTTGATGTGGTGGTGATGGATTTTGCCAGTCTATATCCAAGTATTATCAAAGTAAGAAATCTGTCATATGAGACAGTAAGATGCTCACATGAAGAATGTAAGAAAAATATTATAGAGCAAACAAATCATTGGACTTGTTCTAAAAGAAACGGGCTGACATCAATGATTATCGGATCATTAAGGGATTTGAGAGTAAATTATTACAAAAGCCTATCAAAAAAAGAAACCCTAACTGATGAGCAAAGACAGCAATATACAGTAGTCAGTCAAGCACTCAAGGTAATTTTAAACGCCAGTTATGGGGTAATGGGGGCAGAGATTTTTCCATTATATTTTCTGCCAGTAGCAGAAGCTACAACAGCAATAGGAAGACACACCATTTTAGAGACAATTAAAAAATGTGAAGGTGTGGGAATCGAAGTACTCTACGGGGATACAGATTCGCTGTTTATCAAAAAACCAACTAAAGAGCAGATTCAAACAGTAATAGAGCAAGCAAAAAGAGATCATGGTGTAGATCTAGAGATTGACAAAACATATCGATATTGTGTATTAAGCAATAGAAAGAAAAATTATCTGGGAGTTACAAAGGATGGAAATGTAGATGTCAAAGGACTAACAGGAAAAAAGTCACACACACCGCCATTCATCAGAAAATTATTTTATGAATTATTAGATGTTTTATCCAAAGTTCAAACAGTGGAAGATTTTGTAAAAGCAAAACAACAGATTTCAGAAAAAATATCAACATGTGGAAAAAAAGTAGAAGCAAAGGAAATCCCGCTAGAAGATTTGACGTTTAATGTAATGCTCAGTAAAGCACCATCAGAATACACAAAAACTATTCCTCAACACATTAGAGCAGCTAAACAACTAGAGACAATCAGAGAGATAAAAAAAGGCGACAGAATTTCATATATTAAAATCCTAAACAAACCAGGGGTAAAACCAGTTGAGATGGCAAAAAAAGAAGAAATTGATTCAAAAAAATACATGGAATTCATGGAAGCAACGTTAGAACAGATAACATCGTCTATGAATTTGGATTTTGATACAATTTTGGGAAAACCAAAACAAACAGGATTAGATGAATTTTTTTGGAGTTAA